Proteins co-encoded in one Anguilla anguilla isolate fAngAng1 chromosome 16, fAngAng1.pri, whole genome shotgun sequence genomic window:
- the anp32a gene encoding acidic leucine-rich nuclear phosphoprotein 32 family member A, which produces MDMKKRINLELRNRTPSGVKELVLDNCRSNEGKIEGLTDAFEELEFLSTINVGLTSVANLPKLNKLKKLELSDNRISGGLEVLAERCPNLTHLNLSGNKIKDLSTMEPLKKLESLKSLDLFNCEVTNLNDYRENVFKLLPQLTYLDGYDKEDKEAPDSDAEAYVEGLDDEDDDEDEVEEEEYDEEAAPGDEDEEEGEEEEEDEEEGEEEEEDISGEEEEEEELNDGEVDDEDEDDDEEERGLKRKRDPEDEGEEED; this is translated from the exons GTTAAAGAACTTGTTCTAGACAACTGTCGTTCAAATGAGGGCAAAATCGAGGGTCTCACAGATGCATTTGAGGAACTGGAATTTTTAAGCACAATCAACGTAGGCTTGACATCTGTCGCAAACTTGCCCAAGTTAAACAAACTTAAAAAG CTTGAGCTCAGTGACAACAGAATCTCAGGAGGGCTGGAAGTGCTGGCGGAGAGATGCCCGAACCTCACACATCTCAACCTCAGTGGCAACAAAATCAAAGACCTCAGCACAATGGAACCTCTG AAAAAGTTGGAAAGCCTAAAAAGTTTAGACCTGTTCAACTGCGAGGTGACAAACCTGAATGACTACAGAGAAAACGTGTTCAAGCTGCTTCCTCAGCTGACATACCTCGATGGGTATGACAAGGAGGATAAGGAGGCGCCTGACTCTGATGCTGAGGCATATGTGGAAGGCCtggatgatgaggatgatgatgaagatg AGGTAGAGGAGGAAGAATATGATGAAGAGGCTGCACCAGGagatgaggatgaagaggaaggtgaggaagaggaggaggacgaagaagaaggagaagaggaagaagaggataTCAGTGGAGAG gaggaagaggaagaggagttgAATGATGGGGAGGtagatgatgaagatgaggatgacGACG agGAAGAGCGGggactgaaaagaaaaagggacCCGGAGGATGAAGGCGAAGAAGAGGATTAA